The following proteins are co-located in the Triticum aestivum cultivar Chinese Spring chromosome 1A, IWGSC CS RefSeq v2.1, whole genome shotgun sequence genome:
- the LOC123054126 gene encoding 7-hydroxymethyl chlorophyll a reductase, chloroplastic, whose translation MIAMAARCFFHSSPKPCFSFTPRCSSSSPPAPGGKGKGKALREDWRERSKPIPPGGVYPAKDKCSRCGLCDTYYIAHVNNACPFLGDGMSRVEDLEPVVHGRGRKDSMDEMYYGVHEQLLYARKTEPVQGAQWTGIVTTIAVEMLKSNMVDAVVCVQSDPDDRFAPRPVLARTPEEVIAARGVKPTLSPNLDTLALVEAAGVKRLLFCGVGCQVQALRSVEKYLGLEKLYVLGTNCVDNGTREGLDKFLNAASSEPETVLHYEFMQDYKVHLKHLDGHIEEVPYFSLPANDLVDVIAPSCYSCFDYTNGLADLVVGYMGVPKYSGVSMTQHPQYITVRNERGREMLSLIEGLLESTPTVSSGARQPFVMETVKADDAAKMGKGPANPAPIFVGNIIAFLLNLIGPKGLEFGRYSLDYHTIRNYLYVNRAWGRARAEQHMPSYAKKIVEAYNKDGRIDSMLEQNKQ comes from the exons ATGATCGCCATGGCCGCGCGCTGCTTCTTCCACTCCTCCCCTAAACCCTGCTTCTCCTTCACCCCACGGTGCTCATCTTCCTCCCCGCCAGCGCCAG GGGGGAAGGGAAAGGGGAAGGCGCTGAGGGAGGACTGGCGCGAGAGATCCAAGCCCATCCCTCCCGGAGGCGTCTACCCGGCCAAGGACAAGTGCAGCCGCTGCGGCCTCTGCGACACCTACTACATCGCCCACGTCAACAACGCCTGCCCCTTCCTCGGGGACGGCATGTCCCGTGTCGAG GATCTGGAACCAGTGGTCCATGGGAGGGGCAGGAAGGACTCCATGGATGAAATGTACTACGGGGTGCACGAGCAGCTCCTGTATGCCAGGAAAACGGAACCTGTTCAAG GAGCCCAGTGGACAGGAATAGTGACAACAATCGCAGTTGAGATGCTGAAATCAAATATGGTTGATGCTGTGGTTTGTGTACAAAG TGATCCAGACGATAGGTTTGCCCCAAGGCCTGTTTTAGCCAG GACACCAGAAGAAGTCATTGCAGCCAGAGGTGTCAAGCCAACATTATCACCTAATCTCGATACACTAGCCTTAGTGGAG GCAGCTGGTGTAAAGCGTCTTCTCTTTTGTGGTGTCGGTTGTCAAGTGCAAG CTTTGAGATCTGTAGAGAAGTACCTTGGCTTGGAAAAGCTTTATGTGCTTGGCACAAACTGTG TGGACAACGGCACTCGTGAAGGACTTGATAAATTTTTGAATGCTGCAAGCAGTGAACCAGAAACTGTTCTGCATTACGAATTTATGCAAGACTACAAG GTTCACTTAAAGCATTTGGATGGGCATATAGAAGAG GTCCCTTATTTTTCCCTGCCAGCCAATGATTTGGTGGATGTCATTGCACCATCATGCTACAG CTGCTTTGACTACACAAATGGCTTGGCG GATTTAGTGGTGGGCTATATGGGAGTACCGAAATATTCTGGCGTTTCTATGACTCAGCACCCTCAGTATATTACAGTCAG GAACGAGCGAGGGAGGGAGATGCTCAGCCTGATAGAGGGCCTCTTGGAGAGCACGCCAACAGTTAGCAGT GGTGCTAGACAACCATTTGTGATGGAGACAGTGAAAGCTGACGATGCTGCGAAAATGG GAAAAGGCCCTGCTAACCCAGCTCCCATATTTGTGGGCAACATCATCGCCTTCCTGCTAAACCTG ATTGGGCCCAAGGGCCTGGAGTTTGGTCGCTACTCTCTGGATTACCACACGATAAGGAACTACCTGTATGTGAACCGGGCATGGGGAAGGGCAAG AGCGGAGCAGCATATGCCATCATATGCCAAGAAAATCGTGGAGGCGTACAACAAGGACGGCCGCATCGACTCGATGCTTGAGCAGAATAAACAGTGA